In Candidatus Nitrospira nitrificans, one genomic interval encodes:
- a CDS encoding acyl-CoA thioesterase, which yields MEIRIYYEDTDCGGVVYYANYLKYFERARTHYLEDRGLSVAGLMAEGTVFVVVHAEANYRSPARYGETLMIETVISETTAASFTFAHVIKNAASGRVVVEGSARLAATDGNGKVKRLDRDLVAALRSAAHP from the coding sequence ATGGAGATACGAATCTACTACGAAGATACCGACTGCGGTGGGGTCGTCTACTACGCCAACTATCTCAAATATTTTGAGCGGGCGCGGACCCACTATCTCGAAGATCGAGGGCTGTCGGTGGCAGGGCTCATGGCTGAAGGAACAGTGTTCGTCGTCGTGCATGCGGAGGCGAACTACCGGTCGCCTGCCCGCTATGGCGAGACGTTGATGATTGAGACGGTTATTTCCGAGACGACGGCTGCGTCGTTCACCTTCGCTCATGTGATCAAGAATGCAGCGAGTGGGCGTGTCGTGGTCGAAGGGTCGGCTCGGTTGGCGGCGACGGACGGGAACGGGAAAGTCAAACGTTTGGACAGAGACCTGGTCGCCGCGCTCCGGTCGGCGGCCCATCCTTAA